The segment CAGCCCGAGCCGTTGATCCAGCCCATGTAACAATTCATGGCGTAACTTCGGAGTTTGGAGAATCGAATGCCGCTGTTCGCGTCGACAAACTCGCTTCGATCCGAGGGACACTTGTAGATTCGCGTGTCCTTGAGATAGGCCGAGAACTGAGCGAAGCGGGCATCGTTTAGAAGAGTAGCATTTGTGCCGTCTGGAAAGCTGATGTGGTGATTGAGGTAGCCTTGAACCCACATCGGATTGGCCGCATCCCCGCCTCCACGAACCATCCCATTGCCTGCGATCCGGCCGGTATCGTCCGAATACATCGTCCAGGCCAGGGAAAGTTGCCTCTCGTTCGCAAAGCACCTGGCCAGACGCGCCGACTCCCGCGCTGCCACGACCGCTGGAATCAGCACCGAAG is part of the Verrucomicrobiota bacterium genome and harbors:
- a CDS encoding DUF1559 domain-containing protein, yielding MKLLKDPSLGFTLLELLMVMSIVMVLASVLIPAVVAARESARLARCFANERQLSLAWTMYSDDTGRIAGNGMVRGGGDAANPMWVQGYLNHHISFPDGTNATLLNDARFAQFSAYLKDTRIYKCPSDRSEFVDANSGIRFSKLRSYAMNCYMGWINGSGWNPKGPVFHKDSSIASPSQKLVFMDLHPESVCWPFLGVETNDVFFNYPAIHHRGAASVSFANGHVSARPSADSRTAGYPEGRAWHDHRQVSPGNAYLAWLRTHSRPD